One genomic segment of Pseudomonas sp. RU47 includes these proteins:
- a CDS encoding Lrp/AsnC family transcriptional regulator — translation MTDDIDQILIGALMEDSRRSLKALAQISGLSSPSVAERLRRLEERGVLKGYTVEIDPKCFGYQLQAIVRVRPLPGQLQEVERQILSIPEFTECDKVTGEDCFIARLHVRSMEQLDTLLDRLNTLAETNTAIVKKTPVKRRLPPMA, via the coding sequence ATGACTGACGATATTGATCAGATCCTCATCGGCGCATTGATGGAGGATTCGCGGCGCTCGCTCAAGGCCTTGGCACAAATCAGCGGATTGTCGTCGCCGAGCGTGGCTGAACGGTTGCGGCGCCTGGAAGAGCGCGGTGTGCTCAAGGGCTACACCGTCGAGATCGATCCGAAGTGTTTTGGTTACCAATTGCAGGCCATCGTGCGGGTGCGACCACTGCCGGGACAGTTGCAGGAGGTGGAGCGGCAGATCCTGTCGATTCCCGAATTCACCGAGTGCGACAAGGTGACGGGCGAGGATTGTTTTATCGCGCGCTTGCATGTGCGCTCAATGGAACAGCTGGACACCCTGCTCGACCGCCTCAATACCTTAGCCGAAACCAACACCGCGATCGTTAAGAAGACACCGGTGAAGCGTCGTTTGCCGCCGATGGCCTAA
- a CDS encoding YceK/YidQ family lipoprotein, with amino-acid sequence MKVQAMMLMALVLSGCGTVQTVVRDDQVAIDDLKSNKSYCGAVPRIYSGVMYDFCSLHAPIDEGNKYNAALPGWAIDAVASGVLDTLLLPYTIYKQQTDGSIVIN; translated from the coding sequence ATGAAAGTTCAGGCAATGATGCTGATGGCATTAGTGTTGAGTGGTTGCGGGACAGTGCAGACGGTCGTGCGCGACGACCAGGTTGCCATAGACGATTTGAAATCGAACAAATCCTATTGCGGGGCGGTACCACGGATCTACAGCGGCGTGATGTATGACTTCTGCAGTCTGCATGCACCGATAGACGAAGGTAACAAGTACAACGCAGCCCTGCCCGGCTGGGCGATTGATGCCGTGGCTTCCGGGGTGCTCGACACCTTGTTGCTGCCCTACACCATTTACAAACAACAGACTGACGGCAGCATCGTTATCAACTGA
- a CDS encoding Bax inhibitor-1/YccA family protein: MREQDYAVNNSVQAEQLEVSRVLRNTYGLLALTLAFSGVMAFVAQQMRVGYPNIFVVLIGFYGLFFLTNKLRDSAWGLVSAFALTGFMGFLLGPILNRYLGMQGGAEVVSSAFAMTALVFGGLSAYVLITRKDMSFLGGFITAGFFVLLGATLASFFFQVSGLQLAISAGFVLFSSVCILFQTSAIIHGGERNYIMATISLYVSIYNLFISLLQIFGIMSRDD, translated from the coding sequence ATGCGCGAACAGGATTACGCAGTTAATAACAGCGTGCAGGCTGAGCAGCTAGAGGTTAGCCGCGTCCTGCGCAACACTTACGGCCTACTGGCTCTGACCCTCGCATTCAGCGGCGTCATGGCTTTCGTCGCACAGCAGATGCGTGTTGGCTACCCGAACATTTTCGTGGTGCTGATCGGCTTCTACGGGCTGTTCTTCCTCACCAACAAACTCCGTGATTCCGCGTGGGGCCTGGTGTCCGCTTTTGCGCTGACCGGTTTCATGGGTTTCCTGCTCGGCCCGATCCTCAACCGTTACCTGGGCATGCAGGGCGGCGCTGAAGTGGTCAGCTCGGCGTTCGCGATGACCGCGCTGGTGTTCGGTGGTCTGTCGGCCTACGTGCTGATCACCCGCAAGGACATGAGCTTCCTCGGTGGTTTCATCACCGCTGGTTTCTTCGTGTTGCTGGGTGCAACGCTGGCAAGCTTCTTCTTCCAGGTCAGCGGCCTGCAACTGGCGATCAGCGCAGGTTTCGTGCTGTTCTCGTCCGTGTGCATCCTGTTCCAGACCAGCGCCATCATCCACGGCGGCGAGCGCAACTACATCATGGCGACCATCAGCCTGTATGTATCGATCTACAACCTGTTCATCAGCTTGTTGCAGATCTTCGGCATCATGAGCCGCGACGACTGA
- a CDS encoding DUF4145 domain-containing protein produces MSWVNIAGIVSKQFKCGFCNNTVASSRGYYSSENQHIYVCSHCSNPTYWGNGKSQLPGILPGNNVAHLPKDLESLYDEARQCTAAGAFTGSVLLCRKLLMNIGVSQGAAEGEAFISYVNFLADAGYIPPNGRGWVDHIRKKGNEATHEIALMTQDDAHELLAFAEMLMKFIYEFPSKVPSA; encoded by the coding sequence ATGTCTTGGGTAAACATAGCGGGGATCGTTTCAAAGCAATTTAAGTGCGGGTTCTGCAACAACACGGTAGCGAGTTCAAGAGGCTATTACTCGTCAGAGAATCAACACATCTATGTTTGCAGCCATTGCTCAAATCCGACGTACTGGGGAAATGGAAAGTCTCAGCTCCCCGGAATTTTGCCTGGCAACAACGTTGCTCACCTCCCCAAAGACCTAGAGTCTCTTTATGACGAGGCTAGACAATGCACGGCTGCTGGTGCATTCACCGGCTCTGTCCTTCTGTGTCGAAAATTGCTCATGAACATAGGGGTTTCTCAGGGGGCGGCCGAGGGAGAGGCGTTCATAAGTTACGTGAACTTTCTCGCGGATGCAGGCTATATACCGCCGAATGGGCGTGGATGGGTCGACCACATCAGAAAAAAAGGAAATGAAGCTACGCACGAGATTGCACTTATGACCCAAGATGACGCACACGAACTCCTAGCGTTTGCAGAAATGCTGATGAAATTTATTTATGAATTTCCCAGTAAGGTTCCCTCCGCTTAA
- a CDS encoding GGDEF domain-containing protein, translating to MSYFDLRASIEDLAERAKGNGDYLAENALIAQFNGLLKEAQNKNSKHRDLTALPELRNYISQKEFLRAIDHLMAATKFLAQQSSVKYGKFQILRAETQLAQDFQALTELGKPVGFLFFDIDHFKDLNTEHTETIVDLYVLKPFMIFIADLVKTRGYGYSVGGDEFIVLLGNTSALESEAFAKRLLEQAAARRFDVNGIDVNITLSIGTCCSQPGDLAVDDVRTKANEAENLAKKQGRNCVVRTDQ from the coding sequence ATGAGTTATTTTGATCTAAGAGCGAGTATAGAAGACCTTGCCGAACGAGCAAAAGGGAACGGCGACTACCTTGCCGAAAATGCCCTCATAGCTCAGTTCAATGGATTACTTAAGGAAGCACAAAATAAAAACTCGAAGCATAGAGATCTCACCGCTTTACCTGAGTTGCGGAATTATATCTCGCAGAAGGAGTTCTTAAGGGCAATCGACCATTTGATGGCTGCCACAAAATTTCTTGCGCAACAATCGTCGGTAAAGTATGGAAAATTCCAGATTCTCAGAGCAGAAACGCAGCTTGCGCAAGACTTTCAGGCCTTGACCGAATTAGGTAAACCCGTCGGGTTTTTGTTCTTCGATATTGATCATTTCAAAGACCTTAACACTGAGCACACTGAAACTATCGTGGACTTATATGTGCTTAAACCCTTCATGATATTTATCGCCGATTTGGTTAAAACGCGGGGTTATGGCTACAGTGTCGGTGGAGACGAGTTCATCGTGCTGCTTGGCAACACTAGTGCGCTGGAGTCCGAAGCCTTCGCTAAGAGGTTGCTGGAACAAGCCGCCGCACGCCGATTTGATGTGAATGGTATCGATGTAAATATTACTCTCTCTATCGGGACCTGCTGTTCACAACCAGGCGACCTCGCTGTTGATGATGTCCGGACGAAAGCCAACGAAGCTGAAAATTTAGCCAAAAAGCAAGGAAGGAACTGTGTGGTCCGAACCGACCAGTGA
- a CDS encoding lysis system i-spanin subunit Rz, with protein sequence MAVPWKAVGAVLLVLSGAGSAWQFQDWRYGKQLAEQSQLHAETLNQLTQAAASAQQAEQDKRLALEQRLAASEKTHFRKMSDAQRDQDRLRDRLATSDLRLSVLLDADSAGGCSVSAAPGAGGVDHAAVRAQLDPAHAQRIVGITDAGDQGLIALAACQAYVRDVAR encoded by the coding sequence ATCGCCGTACCGTGGAAAGCGGTCGGTGCGGTGTTGCTAGTGCTTAGCGGCGCCGGCAGTGCCTGGCAGTTTCAGGACTGGCGCTACGGAAAGCAGTTGGCGGAGCAATCCCAACTGCACGCCGAAACCCTCAATCAACTGACCCAAGCCGCAGCTTCCGCGCAGCAGGCCGAGCAGGACAAGCGTCTGGCGCTCGAGCAGCGGCTGGCGGCCAGTGAGAAAACCCACTTCAGGAAAATGAGCGATGCCCAACGTGACCAAGATCGCTTGCGCGATCGCCTTGCCACTTCTGATCTGCGGTTGTCAGTCCTCCTCGACGCGGATTCAGCCGGTGGCTGTTCAGTGTCTGCCGCCCCCGGCGCCGGCGGCGTGGATCATGCAGCCGTACGCGCCCAACTTGACCCGGCGCATGCTCAACGAATTGTCGGAATCACCGACGCCGGCGACCAAGGACTGATTGCACTGGCGGCGTGCCAAGCTTACGTCAGGGACGTGGCGCGATGA
- a CDS encoding glycoside hydrolase family 19 protein, producing the protein MSLTQQQLLQILPNARPVAGVFVPVLNTAMQRYQIVGSKRVAAFIAQIGHESGQLRYVREIWGPTPAQTKYEGRADLGNTQSGDGSKYRGRGLIQITGRANYVACGEALGLDLISFPELLELPQHATMSAAWFWKQNGLNDLADRDQLNTITRRINGGLNGLQDRLDIWSRARAVLA; encoded by the coding sequence ATGTCGCTCACTCAGCAGCAGTTGCTGCAGATCCTCCCCAACGCCCGCCCAGTCGCGGGCGTTTTTGTACCTGTCCTGAATACAGCAATGCAGCGCTACCAAATTGTCGGTAGCAAGCGTGTTGCCGCGTTCATCGCCCAGATCGGCCATGAGTCTGGCCAACTGCGCTACGTCCGGGAGATCTGGGGACCGACTCCGGCTCAAACGAAATACGAGGGTCGAGCGGATCTGGGCAATACCCAATCCGGTGACGGTTCGAAGTACCGTGGACGCGGCCTGATTCAGATCACCGGCCGAGCGAACTATGTGGCGTGCGGCGAGGCGCTGGGCCTTGACCTGATCAGTTTCCCCGAGCTGCTCGAGTTGCCACAGCATGCCACTATGTCAGCGGCATGGTTCTGGAAACAAAATGGGCTGAACGACTTGGCTGACCGTGACCAGCTCAACACGATCACCCGCCGAATCAATGGCGGATTGAATGGCTTGCAGGATCGACTGGATATCTGGTCGCGTGCGCGGGCGGTGCTGGCGTGA
- a CDS encoding phage late control D family protein, giving the protein MTPMFRIVADGADVTAKINDRLLQLRTSDKPGMESDEFELRIDDRDGQVQLPRRGSSIEIYLGYTETTLARMGSYTVDTIEVSGPPDTIVIKGKASDVRGSGKTIRSGSWEDVPLSKIVADVAARNGWTPVCPVSTKVARVDQLNESDFNFITRLAKQYDCTAKVADGKLLVMPRQGGQTASGKAFGAITLTRRDLSRWQFSLGDRNSHKAVATKHQDKKNGKLEVVTIDNDDAPDGLPAVHTDRHIYPNKTAAEAAAKARLSAFNRSTADVRLEMPGRTDIFAERPIIAQGFKVGLDGEYLADSVEQVFTQSGWSTTVECNAGKAGKSKGKKKKEAKPPLKVVTIEKQ; this is encoded by the coding sequence ATGACACCGATGTTTCGAATCGTCGCTGATGGGGCTGATGTCACGGCCAAGATCAATGATCGGTTGTTGCAGCTCCGTACCTCTGACAAGCCGGGCATGGAGTCCGACGAGTTTGAGTTGCGTATCGACGACCGTGACGGGCAAGTTCAATTGCCAAGGCGCGGCAGCTCAATCGAGATTTACCTGGGCTATACCGAGACGACCTTGGCGCGTATGGGCAGCTACACCGTGGACACGATTGAGGTGTCAGGCCCGCCCGACACCATCGTGATCAAGGGCAAGGCCAGCGACGTGCGTGGCAGTGGCAAGACCATCCGCAGCGGGAGCTGGGAAGACGTGCCGCTGTCGAAGATCGTGGCTGACGTCGCCGCGCGCAATGGCTGGACGCCGGTGTGTCCGGTGTCGACCAAGGTCGCCCGGGTCGATCAGCTCAACGAGTCCGATTTTAACTTCATCACCCGGCTGGCCAAGCAATACGACTGCACCGCCAAGGTCGCCGACGGCAAGCTGTTGGTGATGCCGCGCCAAGGTGGACAGACTGCCAGCGGCAAAGCATTTGGCGCTATCACCTTGACTCGACGCGACCTCAGCCGTTGGCAATTCAGTCTCGGTGATCGCAACTCACACAAGGCGGTGGCCACCAAGCACCAGGATAAAAAGAACGGCAAGCTGGAGGTGGTCACCATCGACAATGATGATGCGCCGGACGGCCTGCCGGCCGTGCATACCGACCGCCATATCTACCCCAACAAGACCGCTGCTGAAGCGGCGGCCAAGGCCCGTCTGTCAGCATTCAACCGCTCGACCGCCGATGTGCGGTTGGAGATGCCCGGCCGAACGGACATCTTCGCCGAGCGTCCCATCATCGCTCAGGGTTTCAAGGTTGGGCTTGATGGCGAGTACCTGGCGGATTCGGTCGAGCAGGTGTTCACCCAGTCCGGCTGGTCGACCACGGTCGAATGCAATGCCGGCAAAGCTGGTAAATCCAAGGGCAAGAAAAAGAAAGAGGCTAAACCACCCCTCAAGGTGGTGACCATCGAGAAACAGTAA
- a CDS encoding tail protein X, which yields MAKTCRTSDGDMLDVICNNVYGHLNGSVEAVLDVNQGLADEPQPFRSGVIIVLPDLPSPTSEGVSLWD from the coding sequence ATGGCGAAGACATGCAGGACGTCTGACGGCGACATGCTCGATGTCATTTGCAACAACGTTTACGGCCATCTGAATGGCAGCGTCGAGGCTGTGCTCGATGTCAATCAGGGGCTGGCTGATGAACCTCAGCCGTTCCGGTCGGGCGTGATTATCGTCCTGCCGGATTTGCCAAGCCCGACCAGTGAAGGCGTCAGCTTGTGGGATTGA
- a CDS encoding phage tail protein yields the protein MAYMEQMQSSLKYLVDAAETGRRSADGMLTPVNGAIRELTGAASELENIPFVGPAIGAKLQRVMRGVDAAQAKVGQVAAVYGRATRAAAEVQERLGTLKEQAGKAATAINNVAGKVSPSLANIVPTSSFAVEATPAPEAVKPFPHLMIIQPRDPKIEPYYFNLDTAAFDELSRSTEFRWASQERLTRRPAKQAVGMGDEKLTLKGTIYPGFKGGLKQLDTLRSIGARLQPLTLTTGYGEVIGTWCLKNINEEQSALLHGGIARKQGFTLEFERYGEDMQDV from the coding sequence ATGGCTTACATGGAGCAGATGCAATCAAGTCTGAAGTATCTGGTGGATGCAGCGGAAACCGGGCGGCGCAGTGCCGACGGCATGCTGACCCCGGTCAACGGCGCGATCCGCGAACTGACCGGCGCCGCGTCCGAGCTGGAGAACATCCCGTTTGTTGGCCCGGCAATCGGCGCCAAACTTCAGCGAGTGATGCGCGGCGTCGACGCAGCTCAAGCCAAGGTCGGTCAGGTGGCGGCGGTGTACGGCCGCGCCACCCGGGCGGCGGCTGAAGTGCAGGAGCGGCTGGGCACATTGAAGGAACAGGCGGGCAAGGCGGCCACGGCGATCAACAACGTTGCCGGCAAGGTCAGTCCGTCGCTGGCCAACATCGTGCCCACCAGTTCCTTTGCCGTGGAGGCCACGCCGGCGCCGGAAGCGGTGAAGCCGTTCCCGCACCTGATGATCATTCAGCCGCGCGATCCGAAGATTGAGCCGTATTACTTCAACCTGGACACGGCAGCTTTCGACGAGCTGAGCCGTTCGACCGAATTCCGCTGGGCGTCGCAGGAGCGGTTGACGCGCCGGCCGGCGAAGCAGGCCGTCGGTATGGGCGATGAAAAATTGACGCTCAAGGGCACGATTTACCCGGGCTTCAAGGGCGGGTTGAAGCAGCTCGACACACTACGTTCCATCGGGGCCAGGCTGCAGCCGCTGACTCTGACCACGGGTTATGGCGAGGTGATCGGAACGTGGTGCCTGAAAAACATCAACGAGGAACAATCCGCGCTGCTCCACGGCGGGATTGCTCGAAAACAGGGCTTCACTCTGGAGTTTGAGCGCTATGGCGAAGACATGCAGGACGTCTGA
- a CDS encoding phage tail tape measure protein: MANKLALGLVIGGAVSSTVGAAFKDVTGRIKRLEAEGNKARVLQRTIGDTIRLREEWKKAHDTGAAGASKLLNRLNSNLDSLKKQGIEVGRLEKAYRSMGQTANKAELKAKGHQQIDSGVKGMKGAVGAAVVGVGAMAVPAKVSADFGAIVRDIAIKAGIANKPQEQEMSRKIIDTSRDTGMARNDVADVVNQLVGAGMDLSKALEYAPVAAKFVVGQGSSGVDTAKMINALGQNAKITDPKQMQQALEAIAYQGQAGSFEAADMAKWFPELLANMASNGITGLDAVTQLGAMLQVQMKQAGSSDEAANNLKNWMGKIGSTDTVKAYEKAGIDYKGSMQTGLQNGMSTLETSMSLAQKYIQATDPKRAAAMAEATSKISKEANPDKAKAMMASLEESLRTGDLFADMQVKAALSAYMQNKALYSQLKNDSRDATGILDKNLAERRESSSQKWAEMAQSMDDAMRSIGDALRPVTDTVAESLTKVTKGITSLTDSAPGVVAGIATVGAGLIALKGIFSTIKISKGLLNLARGSRGGRNGSEAPNKKPGELDLVATGLDVVSRVKEAATGGGLGTESGAGNDGVKKVFVVNAGAMGGGVDASGESRRRGRGSRRSARRRSLPSSRGPRPTVPRPPVSIPSPSVPSVPSGALSKLGAVAGTVGKVGKVAKVIPGGTLLESGAMALETFQNAKTKDEKAEGYGSAAGNLAGTMAGAAAGAAIGSVVPIIGTAIGGMIGAYLGSQGGAALGGSLGKSLFGGEDEKPEQTAKAPVPTTPLMMASAAQQGPVLGDVARSMAVTAPLKSAAMAIQPKEAAKPEPAKVDQKFEYSLSMPVTVEGDVKDPQRLAQDLMPHMQRMMADAARSNAAKLYDEPHV, from the coding sequence ATGGCAAACAAACTCGCCCTCGGGCTGGTGATCGGCGGTGCCGTCAGTTCAACGGTCGGCGCCGCGTTCAAGGATGTGACCGGGCGCATCAAGCGCCTTGAGGCAGAAGGCAATAAAGCGCGGGTGCTGCAGCGCACGATTGGCGACACCATCCGCCTGCGCGAAGAATGGAAGAAGGCTCACGACACCGGCGCGGCCGGTGCGTCCAAATTACTCAACCGTTTGAACTCGAACCTCGACAGCTTGAAAAAGCAGGGGATCGAGGTCGGCCGGCTGGAAAAAGCCTATCGCTCGATGGGGCAGACGGCCAACAAAGCCGAGCTGAAAGCCAAGGGTCATCAGCAGATTGATTCTGGCGTAAAGGGCATGAAGGGCGCCGTCGGTGCGGCGGTGGTCGGTGTCGGTGCCATGGCGGTGCCGGCCAAGGTCAGCGCTGATTTTGGCGCGATTGTCCGTGACATCGCGATCAAGGCCGGCATTGCCAACAAGCCGCAAGAACAGGAGATGTCGCGCAAGATCATCGACACTTCACGCGACACCGGCATGGCGCGCAACGATGTGGCCGACGTGGTCAATCAGTTGGTCGGCGCCGGTATGGATCTGAGCAAGGCGCTGGAATACGCGCCTGTCGCGGCCAAGTTTGTCGTGGGGCAGGGATCCAGCGGTGTCGACACGGCGAAGATGATTAACGCCCTGGGGCAGAACGCCAAGATCACCGATCCCAAGCAGATGCAGCAGGCGCTGGAAGCGATCGCCTACCAAGGTCAGGCGGGCAGCTTTGAAGCGGCCGACATGGCCAAGTGGTTCCCGGAACTGCTGGCCAACATGGCCAGTAACGGCATCACCGGCTTGGATGCGGTGACGCAACTGGGCGCCATGTTGCAGGTGCAGATGAAGCAGGCTGGCAGTTCGGACGAAGCGGCCAACAACCTGAAAAACTGGATGGGCAAAATCGGCTCGACTGATACGGTCAAGGCCTACGAAAAAGCCGGGATTGATTACAAGGGATCGATGCAGACCGGTTTGCAAAACGGCATGTCGACGCTTGAGACCAGCATGTCGCTGGCTCAGAAGTACATTCAGGCGACCGATCCGAAGCGTGCGGCGGCCATGGCCGAAGCGACGTCAAAAATCAGCAAGGAAGCCAATCCCGATAAGGCCAAGGCCATGATGGCCTCGCTGGAAGAATCCCTGCGCACCGGCGACCTGTTCGCCGACATGCAGGTCAAGGCCGCACTGTCGGCTTACATGCAGAACAAGGCGCTGTATAGCCAGCTCAAAAACGATTCGCGTGACGCCACCGGGATCCTCGACAAGAACCTCGCCGAGCGGCGTGAGTCGTCATCTCAGAAATGGGCGGAAATGGCCCAGTCGATGGATGACGCCATGCGCAGCATCGGGGATGCGCTGCGCCCGGTGACGGACACCGTGGCCGAGTCGTTGACCAAGGTTACTAAAGGCATTACGTCGCTGACTGATAGCGCGCCCGGGGTGGTTGCCGGTATCGCTACGGTCGGAGCGGGGCTGATTGCCTTAAAAGGTATCTTCAGCACGATCAAGATCAGCAAGGGGCTGCTAAACCTTGCGCGTGGGTCGCGCGGTGGCAGGAATGGGAGCGAAGCCCCAAATAAAAAACCCGGAGAACTTGATCTCGTAGCGACTGGCCTGGATGTTGTTTCACGGGTGAAGGAAGCGGCAACAGGCGGTGGCCTTGGTACTGAAAGTGGTGCAGGTAACGACGGCGTCAAGAAGGTTTTCGTCGTCAATGCCGGCGCTATGGGAGGCGGTGTGGATGCGTCGGGCGAATCGCGCCGCCGTGGACGTGGGTCAAGGCGCAGCGCTCGGCGCCGGTCATTGCCGAGTTCGAGAGGTCCTCGTCCGACTGTGCCTCGTCCACCTGTTTCGATCCCATCGCCATCAGTCCCCTCCGTTCCAAGTGGGGCATTGTCCAAGCTCGGCGCCGTCGCAGGAACCGTCGGTAAGGTCGGTAAGGTGGCCAAGGTTATTCCTGGCGGCACGCTGCTGGAGTCCGGGGCGATGGCGCTTGAAACCTTTCAAAACGCCAAGACCAAGGACGAAAAAGCCGAAGGTTACGGTTCGGCTGCCGGCAACCTGGCCGGCACCATGGCCGGTGCAGCAGCAGGCGCCGCCATTGGTTCGGTTGTGCCGATCATCGGCACCGCGATCGGCGGCATGATCGGTGCTTACCTGGGCAGTCAGGGCGGTGCGGCGCTGGGCGGGTCGTTGGGTAAGTCGCTGTTCGGCGGTGAGGATGAAAAGCCCGAGCAAACGGCAAAGGCGCCGGTGCCGACCACGCCGCTCATGATGGCGTCAGCGGCGCAGCAAGGCCCGGTGCTGGGGGATGTCGCGCGCTCGATGGCAGTGACGGCGCCGCTCAAGTCGGCGGCGATGGCCATCCAGCCCAAGGAGGCGGCGAAGCCGGAGCCGGCCAAGGTGGATCAAAAGTTTGAGTATTCGCTGAGCATGCCGGTCACGGTAGAGGGGGATGTCAAAGACCCTCAGCGCCTGGCGCAGGATCTCATGCCGCACATGCAGCGAATGATGGCGGATGCGGCGAGGAGTAACGCCGCCAAGCTGTACGACGAACCCCATGTCTAA
- a CDS encoding phage tail assembly protein: MTQVIAKTLPAWLSLSAVGAVVTLTRPSQANSMDVETLNLRNPTVREVRAADRAANGDDEQREMMLFAGLAEVGLKDLERLKLTDYRRVQTAYSHLAPKTDYSDSMPAWLSLTTDQVLVTLSCPSEINGVTVDKLALRSPTVGDVRAANREVGGDDEQRELVLFAALSGASVADLEGLKLVDFNRLQAGYFRMDNDDGL, encoded by the coding sequence ATGACTCAAGTAATCGCTAAAACCCTGCCTGCCTGGCTGTCGCTCAGTGCAGTCGGTGCCGTCGTAACGCTGACCCGCCCAAGCCAAGCCAATAGCATGGACGTCGAGACGTTGAACCTGCGTAACCCGACCGTGCGTGAAGTGCGTGCGGCTGATCGTGCTGCCAACGGCGATGATGAACAGCGCGAAATGATGCTGTTCGCCGGTCTGGCCGAAGTCGGATTGAAAGATCTGGAACGCCTCAAGCTGACGGATTATCGCCGCGTGCAAACGGCGTATTCGCACCTGGCACCGAAAACCGATTATTCGGACTCGATGCCGGCGTGGTTGTCGCTGACCACCGATCAGGTGCTGGTAACGCTTTCGTGTCCGAGTGAGATCAACGGCGTGACGGTCGACAAGCTGGCCTTGCGTTCGCCGACCGTGGGCGACGTGCGTGCGGCCAACCGTGAAGTGGGTGGCGATGACGAACAGCGCGAGCTGGTGTTGTTTGCGGCGTTGTCCGGCGCTTCGGTGGCGGATCTGGAGGGGCTGAAGCTGGTGGATTTTAACCGCTTGCAGGCCGGCTATTTTCGCATGGACAACGACGACGGGCTTTAA
- a CDS encoding phage major tail tube protein — MIPQTLYNTNLFVDGVNFSGDVPSLTLPKLTTKTDEYRGGGMAGPIDMDQGLEKMEASFVTKGVRRESLKYFGLADGTAFNATFRGAFKGQKGAVTAVVATLRGRLKEVDLGDWKAGDAAEIKHSVSVTYYKLEIDGRLMYEIDMVAGIQVIDGKDQLLEVRQALGM; from the coding sequence ATGATTCCTCAGACTTTGTACAACACCAACCTGTTCGTCGACGGCGTGAACTTCTCCGGCGACGTGCCGAGCCTGACGCTGCCCAAGCTGACCACCAAGACCGACGAATATCGTGGCGGCGGCATGGCTGGCCCCATCGATATGGATCAGGGGCTGGAAAAAATGGAAGCCTCGTTTGTCACCAAGGGCGTGCGCCGCGAGTCGCTGAAGTACTTCGGCCTGGCCGACGGCACGGCGTTCAACGCCACGTTCCGAGGTGCCTTCAAGGGCCAAAAGGGCGCTGTGACAGCGGTTGTTGCCACCCTGCGCGGTCGCCTCAAAGAGGTCGATCTCGGTGACTGGAAAGCCGGTGATGCGGCCGAGATCAAACACTCCGTTTCGGTCACGTACTACAAGCTCGAAATTGACGGGCGCCTGATGTACGAAATCGACATGGTCGCCGGCATTCAGGTGATCGACGGCAAAGACCAACTGCTCGAAGTGCGCCAAGCACTCGGCATGTAA